Genomic window (Ctenopharyngodon idella isolate HZGC_01 chromosome 20, HZGC01, whole genome shotgun sequence):
AGTGATATGTGTCCGTTTCTTGTTGGTCCGGCATCCCACCCTGGTGCACAGCAGGTAAAACACCTCTATGACATTCAGTAGCAGAGACACACAGGCTACCACTAGCATAAAGATGATGAAGATGGTCTTCTCTGTGGGACGGGACATGAAACATTCCACGGTGTAAGGACAAGGAGATTGGGAACATGTAAACTTGGCGATCATAATAAAGCCATATAAATAATACTGTCCAACAATGAATGCAATCTCGAAgatgattttaaaaaacaactggGTCAGATAGCTGCCGAGCAGGTTTCCTTTAATTTTGACGTGGCCAGTGTCATCTGTGTATTTGGGTGACTTCAACTTGTGACCATCGCCAAGTCTTTTAATCTTCTCCCTGAGTTTGTTCTCTTGGTGAATGACCTGCACCGCATGGCCGAGGTACACCAAAGTTGGAGTGGACACGAATATAATCTGCAAGACCCAGAAGCGGATGTGCGAGATGGGGAACTGCCAGTCATAGCACACGTTCTCGCAACCGGGTTGCAACGTGTTGCAAACCAAACTAGATTGTTCGTCACCCCAAACGCTCTCCGCCTGCCGCTCCCAGCACCAggattctgaagatgaaaaggacGCTCATCCATATTTTGCCAATGACAGTGGAGTGAGATTGCACTTTGTCTAATAACGCCGAGAGAAATCCCCAGTCTCCCATGTTTGCTGATGCTCAGACTTTCctacaaaaaaagacaaaagaaaggGAAGGAAAACAGATTAAATACAAAGTCCACTTTAGGTTTAACTTAATCAATAAGCCTTTAAATGAGGCTTCATTAATGGAATACTCTTAATAGATTAGTatacttaataattaataagtCCTTCAGACAAGTTCAGTTATTGTGCTCAGATTTGTACTGTACATGtagaaaagcaaaatgacaaaaagattATATGGGTAAAAAACTATAAGAATAACAAATATTGATTCAAAATGTACAGGAAACAACTTGATAATTCTGAATCTTATTCACTGAATAACATCTGTGGCTACtggtaaatataaaatatgcaaatactgACTTAAAAGAAATACATGTTAAAATCATTCTCTAAAATGTTACTGTCTTTAAAACATTTACGGTCTTAAAGCATAATATGTTTTTAAGGTAAAGAACAATTACTATGataattaattagacattagcAATAAGCACTTAGCCTGATTACAGTcagaatataattatttttatttaatttaattaaaatattctcTCTTTTTCACCAAAAGGCAAACATCTTTCATATTTGTGACATGAAATAATGTATACATGAACAGAGATATACAAACAATGTAATATTGATTTCACACTTACCTTTAGCGAGTTGCACCTCCTTTTAGAAACTAAGCCGCATACCAAGTGATAGCAGAGAAAAGTTGAACCTTGATTTTTGGGCTTTACTAAGATTGCATAATAGCTGAAAGTGGCCTACTGTCACGTTGTCCAACGGTAAGCAATGAAAAGAACTAGATCTTGAATACAGGAAAACACAGGAGTGTCAAATTAATGATTGAAAGGCTCTAACAATTATATATACCACACTTAAGTGTCTGACCCACACtactaattttatatatttaataatactattatatatatatatatatatatatatatataaacacacaaatatatattattttctttctttttcagttataaacattttttttttttccagaatcctgaaaaaaatgtatcatggtttccggaaaaacattaagcagcacaactgttttcaacattaataataagaaatcagcatattagaatgatttatgaagaaTAATATAACACTAAAGActgttaaattgtaataataggTCACTATATGaccattttaatgtatttttgataaaaaaatgcagccttggtgagcataagataagctttcaaaaacatttttttaaaaatcgtactgaccccaaaataaacagaacagaaataactgaaacacaaaaacacagtttacaTGAAACTAGCTTGTATTGAAACTTTCTACAAAGTACAATTTTAGACAGaaattacagaaaaacaaaaacagatcaGAAATTTCAGCAATACATTATTGATTTGTTAAACAGAGAGAGGCGGTCATAGTGTGCTTGGAGTTGGGGGGTCTCAACCATGCATGAATCACTTGGATCAGTGGATGTTTGCTCAAGTTGACCGTGTGAAAGAATTTGTGTGCAAAGGCTTGCTGATCAGATATGGACCTCTTGCATGTCAGCACTATGGTCCTCTGAAGCCACGCTCTTGGTTGCTGCTTTTCCAGGTTCCCTCCTCTGAAGCTCCAGCTCACAGTTTATCCAGTTCTGGATCACCTGATCTGTATTTTTAAAGTCCTTCCTGTTCACAGCCGGGGTCACGGGGGTGATGGTGTAGTCCTTTCTACGGCTGAGGCACTCGTTGATCTTCTTGGTGCAGAGATATATGATCTCAATCACATTCAACAGTAAAGAAACACAGGCCACCACCAGCATGAACCAAATGAAGATGCTTTTCTCAGTGGGCCTCGATAAGAAGCAGTCCACCTTGTGAGGACACGGAAAACGGACGCAGACATATTTTGCCTGAAGGGTGAAGCCAAAAAGATAGTACTGCCCCCAGATGAAACCCACCTCCAGAATTATCTTACATTGCAAGCTCAGAATGTAGCTTCTCAAGAGACGCCCCCGAATATTGACCTTCCCATTGTCCCTGCTGTACTTGGGAAATTTGTAGCCTTTCTTGAGGAACAGACTGATTTGCTCATTCTGAAACTCTTTCTTCATCATCTTTCTCACTTTCTTCTCGACGTGTATGACGTGGACGACGTGGCCCAGGTAGGCCAGAGTAGGTGTGGACACAGAGATGATCTGCAGTACCCAGAATCGGATATGCGAGATGGGGAACGCCTGGTCGTAGCACACATTTTCGCACCCCGGCTGCTCTGTGTTGCAGATGAAGTCCGACTGCTCGTCACCCCACACTCTCTCTGCACCGGCGCAGAGGACTAGAATCCTAAACACAAACAGGACGGTGAGCCAGATTTTTCCCACCACCGTTGAGTGCGTCTGGACTCTATCCAGCAGTCTTCCTAGGAAGTCCCACTCACCCATTGTAATGTTAATCGAATTCCTGAAAGAAAAAACGTTATTATTAATTCGACAGAGCAGTTCGGCAGCAATTAATGTGTAATATTGCCCAGAATTTGATTTCATGTATTTTATGCAAGCACTATTGATAAATTGTCAAGTCAAGAGACAAACCAGGTTCTTTTAGAGAAGAACGTACACAGGAACCGAGGTTTTTGCCCTGAAAACCCAAAACATTGATAATGACAATGGTAATACATCTTCAACTCAGCTTGTTGCCTTTTTATAATCTGCCTAAGAATGAAATTTTCAGTACTTGTCTGCTCTGGGATACAAAATGATGCTGACATTTCAGATCACATTACAAATCAATTTGTTTGGAGGCTTCATTTTGAACATTTcactgaaatatttaatttatttctgtgattcaaagctgaattttcagcatcattactccagtcttcagtgtcacatgatccttcagaaatcattctaatatgctgatttggtgctcaagaaacaattttattaattaatatcaagttgaaatcagttgtgcttcttactatttttatggaaaccatgatactttttttcaggattctttgatgaatagaaagttcaaaagaaattttttttctgaaatcatgttttgtaacattatactgTAAATGGCTTTTCTTTCAAAAGAATATTACAGActtcaaacatttgaacagtattaTAAACAAAGAAAGACAGAGAATCATAAACAAGCATATAAATAATGAGATTTTCACTTACCAAATATAAGAAGACGGAGAAGAAGGCTCACTCGCTCAGCGAAGACTCGAGGGAGATGTGTGTAACAGGATTTCTCAAAGCCATCTACTTCCTATCGAAGAGGCAGCTTTTGAACCAAAACAAAGATTGTCACATTATCAGTGTGTAGACTCCAACCAATTTTCAGCCTTGACATCTGGAATTGGAATATTTAGCTAGAAAATGTTCAACTGTGTTTCTTATACAAGATTATATGCCAtgacattactataatattccTTCATGTATGTATCATACTTTTATTTCTGCCTGGGCCCTGTTCTATAACCCTAAATAATGAGGAAACCTAAATAATGAGGAAACCTAAATTCTGTCTGAATAGCAAAAGAATTGTTCTTAAACAGGTTTCCTAAATTGATTCCATTGGTAAGATAAATAGATAGTCCCACTCCCAAACTTATAACACGTTGAGCCAGTGTTGCTGTGGCATATTAAACTGGGAAAAGtatttttacaacaaaaaactacacacttcaccttcaaGTAAGTCATTCAACTCTTGCTTccaattctgtctttttctgAAATAACTGTATTCTCCAACTCCATACAgacttatttttcattatttctgttttgaCTTCACTGGAGAAATCCAGTGTTGAAAAAAATATACCAAGTATAgtactgttgttgttttgtacTTCTGTTGCAAGTGAGGTTACGTGTGTAATGTGCATTATGTGTTCTTGGCAGTTGAGACGCAACATTTGACCTTATCTACTCATTCAGAGATAATACTGTGTCAGCATGACTGGAGTTTATACAATGGAGAAAATATATAGATCtaatcaaaaaattattttataaacaatTTGATAAACAATTTCAAGCAGTCTTTCACTAAACtttctctaaattatttaaagaaaataataaaacattgtctTTTTATAGGCATTGAGGATATTTATTGATAATTTCATTGTTGCAACATCTAAATGAGATACACTGCAATAACCAAACACTAGCTACACAATGAAGTTCTATCAATGCTGAGTATAGCCAGTATACTCAAAAACACTtggtattaaaataaatacttaatttacaaaacctttttttctaaatatattattatgagCTTTGCAA
Coding sequences:
- the gja13.1 gene encoding LOW QUALITY PROTEIN: connexin 32.3 (The sequence of the model RefSeq protein was modified relative to this genomic sequence to represent the inferred CDS: deleted 1 base in 1 codon), giving the protein MGDWGFLSALLDKVQSHSTVIGKIWMSVLFIFRILVLGAAAESVWGDEQSSLVCNTLQPGCENVCYDWQFPISHIRFWVLQIIFVSTPTLVYLGHAVQVIHQENKLREKIKRLGDGHKLKSPKYTDDTGHVKIKGNLLGSYLTQLFFKIIFEIAFIVGQYYLYGFIMIAKFTCSQSPCPYTVECFMSRPTEKTIFIIFMLVVACVSLLLNVIEVFYLLCTRVGCRTNKKRTHITSARNPASLPSSWEMTSENALKQNKMNKQYESGQSLGGSLDGAKEEKQLMEDH
- the gja11 gene encoding gap junction protein, alpha 11, which translates into the protein MGEWDFLGRLLDRVQTHSTVVGKIWLTVLFVFRILVLCAGAERVWGDEQSDFICNTEQPGCENVCYDQAFPISHIRFWVLQIISVSTPTLAYLGHVVHVIHVEKKVRKMMKKEFQNEQISLFLKKGYKFPKYSRDNGKVNIRGRLLRSYILSLQCKIILEVGFIWGQYYLFGFTLQAKYVCVRFPCPHKVDCFLSRPTEKSIFIWFMLVVACVSLLLNVIEIIYLCTKKINECLSRRKDYTITPVTPAVNRKDFKNTDQVIQNWINCELELQRREPGKAATKSVASEDHSADMQEVHI